A region of the Ranitomeya imitator isolate aRanImi1 chromosome 5, aRanImi1.pri, whole genome shotgun sequence genome:
tgacgtcaccgcgacgtcaccgaaggtcctggaagcgctgattcttaggaaggaaggctgccggaaagaagcagggcgcgtctgagggtgagtatattcctattaggtatatactcaccctcggacgcgccctgcttctttccggcagccttccttcctaagaatcagcgcttccaggaccttcggtgacgtcacggcttctgattggtcgcgcgagcggtcaaatgggcggtcgcgcgaccaatcacaagccgtgacgtcaccgcaaggtcctggaagcgctgattcgaaggaaggaaggttcccggttagtaccagggcgcgtccgagggtgagtatagcgatattttttattttaattctttattttacacttaaatatggattgcagggcctgaaggagagtttcctctccttcagaccctgggaaccattggaaacccaatgcactgcattgggtttcgagttttggccgaccccgaccccgactttttttataggatcggccgatttcactcgacccgacttttgaaaaagtcgggtttcgtgaaacccgactcgatcctataaaagtaaaagtcgctcaacactaaaaatatgcaatacaatttagatatattttgaccaatatcacatacaaggaacaaataccactgcaccatgaccagaccataaattacatccacagtgatcgaataatatcacatacaaggaacaaataccactgcaccatgtcaagaccacatattaccaccacttggtgaccaaatagcacatacaagggacaaataccacaacaccatttccagtccACATATTtccactacatagtgactgaatactaccatactgatcagtaataataaaaaaaaccacaatactatcaccataagtgccaatattcacaggagatctgtacttagtatgcagtgtctgtgtagaggtaatacagagatcactggtggtattatacacaggagctctgtatataatgtatagttaatacagtgatcactggtgacattgtacacaggacctctgtatatagaatacagtgtatagtgtcagtgtataggtaacactgactcaccagtgacgtctctaggtgaagtccttcatctttcatccagcacagacctccatcatttcttctagccaggactcgtttctgcaggaaataacacagttgtctcgagctccgcttgcagaacacattacttaatttttcacaacttctacattacaccacatgaagaaaaaaaggtgacatagtgtcactctgcacagtaacaggaccgcccccccccccatttaaaacagtatactcaaaaaataaaataaatacatcactgcagtaataatatcccttaattagcccctatggtaataatattccccatcctggccgcgtttatctcattcctggctccagccatatgttctcccatcctgccctcatgagtatccattctgccccatatgatctccccatcctgccccatctgtctccatcgtatccatcctgccccatgtctttcattctgccccatgtctccaatcatgccccgtatctacattctgcccatacctccagtcctgcccccagtgtgtcaagcatattacccccagtgtgtccagcaatctgccccagtatgtccagcattgcccccagtgtgtccaacaatctgccccagtatgtccaattgtccagcattgcccacagtgtgtcaagcaatctaccccagtatgtcaagcatattgccccagtgtgtccagcattgcccccagtgtgtccagcaatctgcccgagtgtgtacagcaatctgccccagtgtgtccagcatattacccctagtgtgtccagcaatctgccccagtatgtccagcattgcccccagtgtatccaacaatctgccccagtatgtccaattgtccagcattgcccacagtgtgtcaagcaatctgccccagtatgtcaagcatattgccccagtatgtccagcattgcccccagtgtgtccagcaatctgccccagtatgtccaattgtccagcattgccgacagtgtgtccatcaatctgccccagtgtgtccagcattgccccagtgtctccagcattgccccagtgtatccagcattgcttaagtgtctccagcattgccccagtgtgtccagcaatcatctgccccagtgtgtcctccagcattgcccccagtgtgtcaagcaatctgccccagtgtgtccagcaatctgccccagtgtgtccagcatattacccccagtgtgtccagcaatctgccccagtatgtccagcattgcccccagacagtgtgtccagcaatctgccccagtatgtcaagcatattgccccagtgtgtccagcattgcccccagacagtgtccagcagtctgccccagtgtgtccagcatattatcagcagtgtgtccagcaatctgccccagtatgtccaattgtccagcattgcccacagtgtgtccagcaatctgccccagtatgtccagcatattgccccagagtgtccagcattgcccccaggcagtgtgtccaacaatctgctccagagtgtccagcaatctgccccagtgtgtcaagcatattacccccagtgtgtccagcatattacccccagtgtgtctagcaatctgccccagtacgtcaagcatattgccccagtgtttccagcattgccccgacagtgtgtccagcaatctgccccagtgtgtccagcatattacccccagtgtgtccagcaatctgccccagtatgtccagcattgcccccagacagagtgtcaatcaatctgccccagtatgtcaagcatattgcctcagtatgtccagcattgcccccagtgtgtccagcaatctgccccagtatgtccaattgtccagcattgcccacagtgtgtccagcaatctgccccagtgtgtccagcattgccccagtgtctccagcattgccccagtgtatccaacattgccccagtgtgtccagcaatcatctgcaccagtgtgtcctccagcattgcccccagtgtgtcaagcaatctgccccagtgtgtcaagcaatctgccccagtgtgtccagcaatctgccccagtgtgtccagcatattaccccagtgtgtccagcaatctgccccagtatgtccagcattgcccccagacagtgtgtccagcaatctgccccagtatgtcaagcatattgccccagtgtgtccagcattgcccccagacagtgtccagcagtctgcccctgtgtgtccagcatattaccaccagtgtgtccagcaatctgccccagtatgtccagcatattgccccagagtgtccagcactgcccccagacagtgtgtccaacaatttgccccagtgtgtccagcaatctgccccagtgtgtcaaacatattacccccagtgtgtccagcatattacccccagtgtgtccagcaatctgccccagtatgtcaagcatattgccccagtgtgtccagcattgcccccagacagtgtccagcagtctgccccagtgtgtccagcatattaccaccagtgtgtccagcaatctgtcccagtatgtccaattgtccagcattgcccacagtgtgtccagcaatctgccccagtatgtccagcatattgccccagagtgtccagcattgcccccagtgtgtccagcaatctgccccagtgtgtccagcaatctgccccagtgtgtcaagcatattacccccagtgtgtccagcatattacccccagtgtgtccagcaatctgccccagtgtgtccagcatattaccaccagtgtgtccagcaatctgccccagtatgtccagcattgccccagacagtgtgtcaagcaatctgccccagtatgtcaagcatattgccccagtatgtccagcattgcccccagtgtgtccagcaatctgccccagtatgtccaattgtccagcattgcccacagtgtgtccagcaatctgccccagtatgtccaattgtccagcattgcccacagtgtgtccagcaatctgccccagtgtgtccagcattgcccctgtgtctccagcattgccccagtgtatccagcattgccccagtgtctccagcattgccccagtgtctccagcaatcatctgcaccagtgtgtcctccagcattgcccccagtgtgtcaagcaatctgccccagtgtgtccagcaatctgccccagtgtgtccagcatattacccccagtgtgtccagcaatctgccccagtatgtccagcattgcccccagacagtgtgtccagcaatctgccccagtatgtcaagcatattgccccagtgtgtccagcattgcccccagacagtgtccagcagtctgccccagtgtgtccagcatattaccaccagtgtgtccagcaatctgccccagtatgtccagcattgcccccagtgtgtccagcaatctgccccagtatgttcaattgtccagcattgcccacattgtgtccagcaatctgccccagtgtgtccagcattgccccagtgtctccagcattgccccagtgtgtccagcaatcatctgccccagtgtgtcctccagcattgcccccagtgtgtccagcaatctgccccagtgtctccagcattgccccagtgtttccagcattgccccagtgtgtccagcaatcatcttccccagtgtgtcctccaacattgcccccagtgtgtacagcaatctgccccagtgtctccagcattgccccagtgtctccagcattgccccagtgtgtccagcaatcatctgccccagtgtgtcctccagcatttcccccagtgtgtccagcaatctgccccagtgtctccaacattgccccagtgtctccagcattgccccagtgtgtccagcaatcatctgccccagtgtatcctccagcattgcccccagtgtgtccagcaatctgccccagtttctccagcattgccccagtgtgtccagctatcatctgccccagtgtgtcctctggctccagcatattgcccccagtcagacAGGGTCGCtgactgtccagcattctggcccgtccAGATTGCCGTTAGGttatcaaaaaacaaacaaaaaaacaaacaaaccgagttctcctcacctgaccagccctCCAGGCGGCAAGCTCCCTCCAGgaacgcgcactcgccagcgactgacaatgccgtcagacgccggcgacgtgtgcactgcgcctgtggccgacttcagctgccagcctccaattggctggaggctgttgttaactattgacgtgcgggcgcgcgcccgcacgtcaataggaaaccgccgcagcgccggtaggggcccggtgagcagatgagacggggcccaatgcggaccccctctctctgcccaccgggtccgggggcccataaatgatacgccagtctGACAGGGGCACgttcagtaatgccctgatggcggtggccggcaggcaatctgtgcggcagcccagggcccccccacaccactgggccctgggctaccgcccagattgaccctcttataatccgcccctggctccGAGGATTTCATCCCTGTGCCTAACGGCAGTCAGAATACCAGTGTCTTACTCGTGGAGATTTGTGTGACCCTCCAAGGATATATGGTGTTTACTGGTAATCTTCACAGGGCTGGGCTCTAAGTACGGGTCCcaagccccccctccccccccccatagaGTCTGTTTCCGATAATTTGGCTGTAAACATGTACACCAGTAGCCccctggaggtcattttgtagggctctggcagacTTTCTCACATAGAGGATCAGATCAGTCCTGCTGCGGGGTCATTgctccttaaaaggaacctgtcaccccaaaatcgaagatgagctaagcccatcagcatcagtgacacaggtgccgggaaaggtcagagaggcccggcacctgcgcactgcagtactttgctctgccctcaacagggcagacaaagtacacctgcgccggagccgcagcgtgatgacaagaagaggacatcatcgtaagaagatgggaggccccggaccggaccgcgacgcccatcggaccggaccgcagcgggaccgcccctgggtgagtataatctaacctctttttttcatctttcaggatacattgggggcttatctacagcattacagaatgctgtagataagcccctgatgctggtgggcttagctcatcttcgattttggggggacaggttccctttaacagcccgGTTCGGCTCTCCTCATGTAACAGCTCGAGGCCTTCTGTCTGTTGCATACCCTTGGCACTGTGCTGGGAGACACAGCATACCCTCTTGTCACGGTACATATGGATGTGATAGTAGCAACATGTACACTTAGAGTTAAATCAGTCGGGAAGTATAAGGAAAGGGCTATGTTATGTGGCTCCCACTTGCACAAATCATCCCTATTTTGGGGGTGGCCCCTTACTATTGCTTCTCCAGTGCTCCTGTTATCAGGTGAAAATGATTTACAATTGCCTGTGCTTCCAAACTGGACAGAGTAGAGCATGAAGTTTAATTTATTTTACTGTGAGGCGCAAGTTTTTCCTTAATTCTTTTGAGCAGCGTATTTAGTATATTAGCTAAAGCCCACAAGAGACTTTAAGTAGCTGATTTACACAGTCGCCATCAATTCATTAATTATCGTGCACGCTAAGGGGTTATGCAAATTTGTAAAATGGTCTAACAATACTATAAATACAATACTTTGATTTAGCCCTATCCTCTACTCCCGACGCATtcctgttatatgtgtgtgtacattCGTACGATTGGTATTTTccgttatccctgttcgtattaccttgttagtctggttggtgtattgtgGTAGACTACTACCCCCTCTTCTCTCTGTGGGGGAACTGTACAGActcagggcggattcaggagctaaggcaaggtatgtggccccggcatcttcaccatcagatcaccataatccagggaacagggcgagttagggtgcctcctagtgttagggacagggaaggagcctctggtaATGGGACACCCAACAACAGTCATGACAGATACCAGTAGTTGCAGCATGTGACCACTAtggccactgattgactgcagttaTGTGCTACCGCCATGAAAACAAATGCCACGACCACTGAAGGGAGGCAAGTGCTGGATTGCTGGGTAGAGTAGGTGACTATACACTTTGCTGGGACAGTAAAATACtatgttttttttgcagaaaaaaagcgaGTTATGAATATACCCAAAAGGTGTTTTTGTACACACTGGAATGAATCGCCGTTGTGCGGCATGGCCAAGTACCTAGTGTCAGTGCTGCCCGTGTGTTACCAGGACTTACCCTGGTGCAGTTTATGGGCAGATGAGTTCTACAGGTGAATCAAGTGCCTGTAacctgtgtttgtttgtttttaacaagtttttttccCTTTGTGGTATTCTGACTAATGTGGCAGTCTGTGCTGTTACACCGTTTGCATCGTTTTCCTATTGTCTCACGTCTGGCAGTTCTCAGTCACCAGCATGAGCTCGCACACATTACATGTCCTGCTGAGTGTAACCTGAAACTATATCTCCCAGCATGCACTGCTCCTGCCTGACGTCACTTCCTGTCTGCAGAGGAGAGCATGGCAAATGATCCCAGTGCAGGTAAAGGTCTGCTGTGTTAGAGTGGAGCAGGTATTACAGCACAGGGCGCCACCTGCCACCACTGAGGAAGATCAGTCACTGGCACACTGGTGACTAGCGTTGTACTGACTGTTTATGTCACTGTTGATCTTTAATTTCCTGCAGCAATGACCCCCACTGCAcattcatgtgaccactgcagccaatcactggtgatGCTAGCAACATGCTCTCGTGATTGGTTGCATCAGTCACATGGGCGTACATGATGCCATCGCTGCAGGACAATTAAACAGGTTaatattattttttgttgtttttttttttttttatatatattgtttgGATTCTCTTTTTTTCAAATCTTGGACAAactcttaactttttttttttttaccgtttgtTGGTAATAATGCTTTTTTTCATTAACATTTCAGGACAGGACAGTAGTAATAAATCTGTCTCCTTGTTCTTTTATTAAGTGGCATCTCACAGATCGGAAAAATCCCTATAATCAAGTATTCACTGTGTTTAGCAATTTGTTATCTGCAGCAAACTTTTTGAGTTGTTTTTTAATGCAAAGGAAGTGGAAATGTTGTAAATTGTGTTTGATTACCTTAACAACCACTAGGAGGCAGTAGAGGACTAAGGATATTGTGAGATGGCTGTAAGATAAGATTCTTAGTTGGGTTTTAATTGTAGTTAAACATTTGTGAGCAACAGGATTGTTTCTGTATGAATACAGGTACCATTCACCTTTGTTACTCTGGTGATCAGCTGTTATTCCCAATTATCGCCTTCACTTAAAGTCGAAATCAGTGACGTCAGTGGCATTCCATGTAATGCATAGAGTGGATGACTGTCAGTGTGGCGCCTGCACAGACATAGGAGCTCTATGTTCTGGTTCATAAATGGGCTTGCTGCATGAGGGGTACTACCCTTATATTGTTTTACAACTCAGTGGTTAGGACTGCTGCCTtacagctctggggtcctgggttcataacccaccaaggacaacatctgcaaggagtctatgTTCCCTCCATTtttggtgggtttcctccgggttatccggtttcctcccacattctaaagacatactgatagggaatctagattgtgagccccaatggggacagcgctgTGGATTTAATTAATGGTGCTAATGGCTGAAGCTGTCACATGACACGTGTCttcgtagtggacaatccctttagggGTTAGCAATCTCGCTACACAATGGAAGAAATCCAAGGTATGAAGGAGAGACATATTTGTAAGACTGTATGAAAGAGTTGGTTGTGTACTTTTACAATAAGGTTTATAAGTCCCCGCGTGGCTTACTCTTACAGGTACTCCTCCCTTGAACCCGGCTGTGGCACCTCTGGCCTGGATGCTGGGGACATGGGTATCAGATCCCCCTGGTGAAGGAGAGTTTCCATCGATCCCCTGTTTTCGGTACATGGAGGAGGCGGTCATCTCACATGTGGGGCAGCCGATGTTGAATTTCACGTGAGTGATGCAGCAGAAGAGATGATGATCTTTTAGTGCTCGTTATTATTGTATTGCATACACATGATCGCTGACGGGTTACAGGCGGTTCCCTTATAACATGGAATAATGCTTAATTTTAAGGAAAATGGCAATAAAGTAAGCAGTCATTGCTGCATGTTATCCAGTATATGTGTGCATTAATGGCAGTGCATTATTTCTCACTAGATCAATGATGTCTTGCAGGTTTTGCTCCTCTAACCCAGAGACAGGGAAACCAATGCACAGAGAATGCGGATTCATTCGTGTGAAGCCTGGGACTAATCACGTGGCACTTATATGTGCCCAGAACGTCGGTAATATCCGCGGAGACCCAACCACGCAGGAATTCGTTTAATACCCGATTCACTTATTAATATTAGATCCTCCAATTAAACTTCTACATGCATTATATGGACTATACAACACAGGCACGATCTTATAGCAAGAGCTTTGCCCCTACAGATGTATATTCCAATTATACATTTAGTATATtttaaagctatgttcacacaagTGTCATGGGCTTCCATCGAAGTCGTAACTCTTTAATGCACCGATTGATCAACCACAGACCCCCATTAACTTACAACAGTATGTAGCAGGGTCTGTTTTGAGCTCCATCTGGATTTCCCTTATTTTTGACAAGTTCTTTTTAAAGAGGTATTTCCAATAATGATAATCATCACCCATCCAGAGGATGATTGCTGGGATCCCTTAGCAATTAGTAAAATGGGGGACCATTTTACAGAGTCCCTTGTTCTTCCTCACTGCATTAACATGGTATTAGTCTGAAAGGAGGCAGTGATGGGGCTTGGGCATTGCCGTTCCATGCAAAGTCTACGGGGCTGATGGAAGCATCCATTGTGTGATCAATACTTCAAACTCTAGTTTTGAAACTAGTGGTCTCCAGTATTAGACTGGAGTAATCCtctcagtttttgatgcagttttgattttACCAGAGGTAAAAGTAggtaaaaaaagaatgaaaaatatAATATAAAGGAAGAACTTCTACTTCTTCATGCTGGCTCCTGTTCTGGTTTTggctcaaaaactgcatcaaacatTGAACTTCAAATTGCATGAAAATTGCACGTGTGCCTCCAACCTTATCAAGATTTCTCATACATGAATTTCTGCAGATTTACCCTGGTCTTCCATAAGATTTGTACTTCTTCTAACTTTCAGGTGTAGTTGAGGTGGAAGAAGGCGAGGTAGAAGGAGAACAGCTCACTCTGACCTCACAGTCAGTAAGCAGAATCAGTTTTGCCAAAGAGCCTTATGTCCAGCAGGTAAGATTGCATTAATGTGATGAGAAAAGGTGTCATTGATGTACCACATGTGATACAATGCTACAGTCGTGGCCAGAAGTTTTGAAACTGACACAAATTATAGTTTTCACACATAGTTTCTACATTGAtgctttctatggttactgaagtacaattataagaatttcatttttttgtattatacTTGTATGGACAAATACATCAAATTTATGGAAAGCTCAATATTTACAGTGATGATCCTTATTTTTCTTGACTTCTGCCCTTCCCTTTAGCAGCTGGATGTCGGCTTCtgtgccaaatcctgactgatgaccgctTATTCTTGGCTAATCAgtacttggagtttatcacaagttCTATGTTTTCGTTTATCTGTCTGCTTTTTGAGGATTTGACTACAGGCTTTCagtgggattgagatctggggaatttcttggccatggacccaaaatatcAATGTTTTCTTCaccgagccacttagttatcacttttgccttgtgacatgattTTTATTGTGGTGGGAAAAGCATCGTTCAACACCAGATTGCTCCTGGAtaattgggagaagttgctcttggagataTCTTTTAGATCCCAATCTTTGTTCATTGCAgagttctaaaggtaccttcacactaaacgacgctgcagcgatccagacaactatccggatcgctgcagcgtcgctgtttggtcgctggagagctgtcacacagaccgctctccagcgaccaacgatgccggtaaccagggtaaacatcgggttactaagcgcagggccgcgcttagtaacccgatgtttaccctggttaccatcctaaaagtaaaaaaaataaacgcttcatacttaccttccgctgtctgtccccggcgctctgcttctctgtactggctgtgagcacagcggccggaaagcagagcggtgacgtcaccgctctgctttccgccgctgtgctcacagtgagtgcaggaaagcacagcgccggggacagacagcggaaggtaagtatgaagcgtttgttttttttacttttacgctggtaaccagggtaaacatcgggttactaagcgcggccctgcgcttagtaacccgatgtttaccctggttaccagcgaagacatcgctgaatcggcgtcacacacgccgattcagcgatgtcagcgggagagccagcgaccaaataaagtcctggccttctagccctgaccaacgacatcacagcaggattctga
Encoded here:
- the THAP4 gene encoding peroxynitrite isomerase THAP4 isoform X3: MANDPSAGTPPLNPAVAPLAWMLGTWVSDPPGEGEFPSIPCFRYMEEAVISHVGQPMLNFTFCSSNPETGKPMHRECGFIRVKPGTNHVALICAQNVGVVEVEEGEVEGEQLTLTSQSVSRISFAKEPYVQQISRTFRLTAEGKLEQTVSMATSTQVMAPHLRVTYKKVTS